From a region of the Euwallacea similis isolate ESF13 chromosome 3, ESF131.1, whole genome shotgun sequence genome:
- the LOC136420090 gene encoding uncharacterized protein codes for MKFFATLFVAFLAIHASTQSPVQDDSIKNIVVEILSGVLNLTNTVLTDVETQVANFEADEDAETKKIVDALAEIAAESNSALIKDIDLLKDGASDDGVAALECIDAQEENLDAAVKSTISTTADCISKKYSDIFKEVDKVLGQLRDLQDDVQGQTDTLGKCSEGELACLVSFLGTIVATGQKVVVALQTDVPEIISLIQNVVAQIDSCDIAPSIKDNALKIFEDTIACIKKS; via the exons ATGAAGTTTTTCGCTACCTTATTCGTGGCCTTTTTGGCTATTCAT gCTAGCACCCAATCCCCAGTCCAAGACGACAGCATCAAAAATATTGTCGTCGAGATCTTGAGCGGAGTCCTCAACCTAACTAATACTGTTCTCACTGACGTCGAAACCCAAGTAGCTAACTTCGAAGCTGACGAAGATGCAGAAACTAAGAAGATTGTGGACGCCCTCGCAGAAATAGCCGCCGAATCGAACAGTGCCCTCATCAAAGATATTGACCTACTTAAAGATGGAGCAAGCGATGATGGAGTTGCTGCCCTGGAGTGTATCGATGCTCAAGAAGAAAACCTCGACGCTGCCGTAAAGTCCACCATTAGCACTACCGCTGACTGCATCTCCAAAAAATACTCAGATATCTTCAAAGAGGTAGACAAGGTTTTGGGACAGCTCCGGGATCTTCAAGATGATGTCCAAGGACAAACTGACACCCTTGGAAAATGTTCTGAAGGTGAATTAGCCTGCTTAGTCAGTTTCCTTGGAACCATTGTAGCGACCGGTCAGAAGGTTGTTGTTGCTTTGCAAACTGACGTTCCTGAAATTATTTCCCTCATTCAAAACGTTGTTGCCCAAATCGACAGCTGCGATATTGCTCCCAGCATCAAGGATAACGCTCTCAAAATTTTCGAGGACACCATTGCCTGTATCAAGAAAAGCTAA